In Halorhabdus rudnickae, the following proteins share a genomic window:
- a CDS encoding precorrin-2 dehydrogenase/sirohydrochlorin ferrochelatase family protein: MIPLFHDFTGERVLVFGGGSVGARKARRFASEAEVTVLSPAFADTDFGDAQLVRAEPDAEAVTAWLDRLEPVLVVAATDDEPLNATIESAARDRDILVNRTDESGPRRRGSVVVPATIRRDPVTVAIATGGTSPALSRVLREHLEDDPYVDQAGAMADLSGELRTELHDRDVDPATRREVLRDIVKTEGVWKALDTSGSNPRKRAVSVISDAIGDTA, translated from the coding sequence ATGATCCCATTGTTTCACGATTTTACGGGCGAACGAGTGCTGGTCTTCGGCGGCGGCAGCGTCGGTGCCAGGAAAGCCCGACGGTTCGCCAGCGAAGCCGAGGTGACCGTTCTCAGTCCGGCATTCGCCGACACCGACTTCGGCGATGCGCAATTGGTACGAGCCGAACCCGATGCGGAGGCCGTGACAGCGTGGCTCGATCGCCTCGAACCAGTACTCGTCGTCGCCGCCACAGACGACGAACCACTCAACGCTACGATCGAGTCGGCCGCACGCGATCGGGATATTCTGGTCAACCGGACCGACGAGAGCGGGCCTCGTAGGAGAGGGAGTGTCGTCGTCCCGGCGACGATCCGGCGCGATCCCGTCACCGTGGCCATCGCAACGGGGGGGACGAGTCCAGCGCTGAGCCGCGTCCTCCGTGAACATCTCGAGGACGATCCGTACGTCGACCAGGCAGGGGCGATGGCCGACCTGTCGGGTGAGTTGCGGACGGAATTGCACGATCGGGACGTCGATCCAGCGACCCGGCGTGAAGTGCTCCGCGACATCGTCAAGACGGAGGGGGTTTGGAAGGCTTTAGATACCAGCGGGTCCAACCCACGGAAGAGAGCAGTAAGCGTGATCTCTGACGCGATCGGTGATACAGCGTGA
- a CDS encoding DUF5778 family protein, translating into MNGTDGDLVERTRQLLEPGEIELRGLIVETDLTGDQEAQLNRVTLQVGDTIAEHAETDADTYVYSGTDDPEFGLNQHQGLTIEGDEFVWECQQLLREGTFDVVFYYEDSAETDAILSDLREAGHEVIDIEAP; encoded by the coding sequence ATGAACGGTACTGACGGCGATCTCGTCGAACGGACGAGACAACTTCTCGAACCCGGTGAGATCGAACTTCGGGGCCTGATCGTCGAGACTGACCTGACAGGCGACCAGGAGGCCCAACTCAACCGGGTGACCCTCCAGGTCGGCGACACCATCGCCGAACACGCAGAGACGGACGCCGATACGTACGTCTACTCGGGCACCGACGACCCGGAGTTCGGCCTCAACCAACACCAGGGACTGACGATCGAAGGCGACGAGTTCGTCTGGGAGTGCCAGCAGCTCCTGCGGGAGGGAACCTTCGACGTCGTCTTCTACTACGAGGACAGTGCCGAAACGGACGCGATCCTCTCGGATCTCCGCGAGGCTGGCCACGAAGTCATCGACATCGAAGCACCCTGA
- the rqcH gene encoding ribosome rescue protein RqcH yields the protein MERKRELTSVDCAALAGELDEYVGAYHEKSYLYDDDLLRLKLSGPNFGRLELLIEVDDPKRVHTVAPERVPDAPERPPNFAMMLRNRLDGAQLASVEQFEFDRILQLRFERSDDHTTIVAELFGDGNLAVLDETDTVIDSLETVRLQSRTVTPGSRYEFPSARFNPLTVDYEGFVERMAQSDADVVRTLATQLNFGGLYGEELCSRAGVPYNQAIEETADAEFEALYEAVSDLSTRLREGDLDPRLYYETEDRETVIDVTPVPLVEYEDHPSEPFDTFNAALEEYFHSLEQDPDEAETGSNRPDFAAEIEKQKRIITQQEQAIEDFEADAEAEREKAELLYANYDLVDEVLSTIGDARAADTPWEEIESTLEAGKEQGIPAADAVRNVDGSEGTVTIELEDHRIELEADTGVEKNADRLYQEAKRIEEKKAGAEEAIENTREQLEAVKQRREEWEADDGEGEGPEEDDQDDVNWLERESIPVRSGEKWYDRFRWFHTSDGFLVIGGRNADQNEELVKKYLDRGDLFFHTQAHGAPATILKATGPSEAAPDDLTIPETSREEAAQFAISYSTVWKDGKYAGDVYCVEHDQVTKTPESGEYLEKGSFAIRGDRTYYDDTPVGVAVGITCEPETQVIGGPPSAIVDRAETAIEVEPGRFAQNDIGKKLYREFKSRFADDTLVRKVASPDLIQEFLPPGGSRMVE from the coding sequence ATGGAGCGCAAGCGGGAACTGACGAGCGTGGACTGTGCCGCACTCGCCGGGGAACTGGACGAGTACGTCGGCGCCTACCACGAGAAATCCTATCTCTACGACGACGATTTGCTTCGTCTCAAGCTGAGCGGCCCGAACTTCGGTCGGCTCGAACTGCTGATCGAGGTCGACGATCCCAAGCGCGTACACACTGTCGCCCCCGAACGGGTCCCCGACGCCCCGGAGCGCCCCCCGAACTTCGCGATGATGCTGCGCAACCGACTGGACGGTGCCCAACTCGCGAGCGTCGAGCAGTTCGAGTTCGATCGCATCCTCCAGTTGCGCTTCGAACGGAGCGACGATCACACGACGATCGTCGCCGAGCTGTTCGGGGACGGTAACCTCGCCGTCCTCGACGAGACTGACACCGTGATCGACTCACTGGAGACAGTTCGCCTCCAGTCCAGAACAGTCACGCCTGGGTCGCGCTACGAGTTTCCCTCGGCACGGTTCAACCCGTTGACTGTCGACTACGAAGGGTTCGTCGAACGAATGGCCCAGTCGGACGCCGACGTGGTGCGGACGCTGGCCACGCAACTCAACTTCGGCGGCCTCTACGGCGAGGAACTCTGCTCGCGGGCCGGTGTGCCCTACAATCAGGCCATCGAGGAGACCGCCGACGCGGAATTCGAGGCCCTGTACGAGGCGGTCAGCGATCTCTCGACACGGCTCCGGGAGGGCGACCTCGATCCACGACTCTACTACGAGACCGAGGACCGCGAGACGGTCATCGACGTGACGCCAGTGCCGCTAGTCGAGTACGAGGATCACCCGAGCGAGCCCTTCGATACCTTCAATGCAGCACTCGAGGAGTACTTCCACAGCCTCGAACAGGACCCGGACGAGGCGGAAACCGGGTCCAATCGACCGGACTTCGCGGCCGAAATCGAGAAACAGAAACGGATCATCACCCAGCAAGAACAGGCCATCGAAGACTTCGAGGCCGACGCCGAGGCCGAACGCGAGAAGGCCGAACTCCTGTACGCGAACTACGACCTCGTCGACGAGGTCCTCTCGACGATCGGAGACGCACGGGCAGCAGACACCCCGTGGGAGGAGATCGAATCGACGCTGGAAGCCGGCAAAGAGCAGGGGATCCCGGCCGCCGACGCTGTTCGGAACGTCGATGGCAGCGAGGGGACGGTCACGATCGAACTCGAAGATCACCGGATCGAACTCGAAGCCGACACGGGCGTCGAGAAGAACGCAGACCGTCTCTATCAGGAGGCAAAGCGAATCGAGGAGAAGAAGGCCGGCGCGGAGGAGGCGATCGAGAACACCCGCGAGCAACTCGAAGCCGTCAAGCAGCGCCGCGAGGAGTGGGAAGCCGACGACGGTGAGGGGGAAGGCCCAGAGGAGGACGACCAAGATGACGTCAACTGGCTCGAACGGGAGTCGATCCCCGTCCGATCGGGCGAAAAGTGGTACGATCGGTTCCGGTGGTTCCACACGAGCGACGGCTTTCTCGTCATCGGCGGCCGGAACGCCGACCAGAACGAAGAGCTCGTCAAGAAGTACCTCGATCGCGGTGACCTGTTTTTCCACACGCAGGCCCACGGCGCACCCGCCACGATCCTGAAGGCAACCGGGCCGAGCGAGGCCGCACCGGACGACCTGACGATTCCCGAAACGAGCCGTGAGGAGGCCGCCCAGTTTGCGATCTCCTACTCGACGGTCTGGAAGGACGGGAAGTACGCCGGGGACGTCTACTGCGTCGAACACGACCAGGTGACCAAGACGCCCGAGAGCGGCGAGTACTTAGAGAAGGGCAGCTTCGCTATCCGGGGCGATCGAACCTACTACGACGACACGCCAGTCGGCGTCGCCGTCGGAATCACCTGCGAACCCGAGACGCAGGTGATCGGCGGACCACCGAGCGCCATCGTCGACCGGGCGGAGACGGCGATCGAAGTCGAACCCGGCCGTTTCGCACAGAACGACATCGGAAAGAAGCTCTATCGCGAGTTCAAGTCCCGCTTCGCCGACGACACTCTCGTCCGGAAAGTCGCCAGTCCCGACCTGATCCAGGAGTTCCTGCCGCCCGGCGGTAGCCGTATGGTGGAGTGA
- the uppS gene encoding polyprenyl diphosphate synthase gives MRSWFRRHATRVYERLLERELSGTPTHVAVIQDGNRRYARKQGADASDGHRAGAQTTESLLEWCDELGIEELTLYAFSTENFERPADQRAALFDLIEDKLYDFADADRVHESEVRIRAIGETDRLPRRVRDAIAYADRRTEGYDRFYLNVALAYGGRAELLGAARDIAEDVDSGMLDPNAIDVEAIENRLYEGPTREVDLIIRTGGAERTSNFLPWHANGNEAAAYFCAPYWPEFRKIDFLRAIRTYEHRENSWRRKRARRALALIRAASGQELEEARRILGRFRGSLTDSELEDIDVPVESDHGLGGD, from the coding sequence ATGCGTTCGTGGTTTCGTCGACACGCGACTCGCGTGTACGAGCGACTCTTAGAGCGGGAGCTGAGCGGCACGCCGACGCACGTCGCCGTCATCCAAGACGGGAATCGACGATATGCCCGCAAGCAAGGAGCTGACGCCTCTGACGGACACCGCGCGGGTGCCCAGACAACGGAGTCCTTACTCGAGTGGTGTGACGAACTGGGGATCGAGGAACTGACGCTGTATGCCTTCTCGACGGAGAACTTCGAGCGACCGGCTGACCAGCGTGCGGCACTGTTCGACCTCATCGAAGACAAGCTCTATGACTTTGCCGACGCGGATCGCGTCCATGAGTCGGAGGTCCGAATCCGCGCAATCGGTGAGACCGATCGACTCCCTCGACGGGTCCGGGACGCGATCGCCTACGCCGACCGCCGGACCGAGGGGTACGACCGGTTCTATCTCAATGTCGCATTGGCATACGGTGGGCGGGCGGAACTGCTCGGAGCCGCGAGGGACATCGCCGAAGACGTCGATAGTGGTATGCTCGATCCCAACGCCATTGACGTCGAAGCGATCGAGAATCGGCTTTACGAGGGGCCGACCCGGGAAGTAGACTTGATCATCCGGACTGGCGGTGCCGAGCGCACCTCGAACTTCTTGCCCTGGCACGCCAACGGCAACGAGGCCGCGGCGTATTTCTGTGCGCCCTACTGGCCAGAGTTCCGGAAAATCGACTTTTTGCGGGCAATCCGCACGTACGAACACCGTGAGAACTCGTGGCGACGCAAGCGCGCACGGCGGGCACTGGCGCTGATCCGTGCCGCCAGCGGACAAGAACTCGAGGAGGCCAGACGGATCCTGGGACGCTTCCGGGGATCACTCACCGATAGCGAACTCGAAGACATCGACGTTCCAGTCGAGTCTGATCACGGACTTGGTGGTGATTGA
- a CDS encoding cold-shock protein, giving the protein MATGTVDFFNDTGGYGFIETDDADDDVFFHMEDIGGPDLEEGQEVEFEIEEAEKGPRATNLTRL; this is encoded by the coding sequence ATGGCGACAGGCACCGTGGACTTCTTCAACGACACGGGCGGCTACGGCTTCATCGAGACCGACGACGCCGACGACGACGTGTTCTTCCACATGGAAGACATCGGCGGCCCTGACCTCGAGGAGGGGCAGGAAGTCGAATTCGAGATCGAGGAAGCCGAGAAAGGCCCGCGTGCGACGAACCTCACGCGACTGTAA
- a CDS encoding cold-shock protein produces the protein MATGTVDFFNDTGGYGFIETEDADEDVFFHMEDVGGPDLEEGQEVEFEIEQAEKGPRATNLTRL, from the coding sequence ATGGCGACCGGTACGGTTGATTTCTTCAACGACACTGGCGGTTACGGTTTCATCGAGACTGAGGACGCGGACGAAGACGTGTTCTTCCACATGGAAGACGTCGGTGGTCCTGACCTCGAGGAAGGCCAAGAGGTTGAGTTCGAGATCGAGCAGGCCGAGAAAGGCCCGCGTGCGACGAACCTCACGAGGCTGTAA
- a CDS encoding ABC transporter ATP-binding protein, giving the protein MGKSSIGGDAMGESSEPGVTLEDVSVTFGDVPALSDVTLSVADGEFFTLVGPSGCGKTTTLRTVAGFETPASGSVRIGGRDVAGLAPEQRDVGIVFQNYALFPHMTVRENVAYGLRYRSPPGDADPDERVAELLELVDMAGLEDRQPESLSGGQQQRVALARALAPGPEVLLLDEPLSALDARLREQLRIEVREIQRELGITTIYVTHDQAEALAISDRIAVVNDGRIEQIGTPEDVYRDPATRFVASFVGENNVFDARVESDGRSLTIGDATIPFQQSPPDRREVTICVRPEDIHLGTGEVTLPATVEHVEFLGDAYRVHCASNGRSMLARTQNAPNDTDVTLGFDAADVTVVETD; this is encoded by the coding sequence ATGGGTAAGTCGAGCATCGGGGGCGATGCAATGGGTGAGTCGAGTGAGCCAGGCGTGACACTCGAAGACGTCTCTGTGACCTTCGGCGACGTCCCCGCATTGTCGGACGTGACGCTGTCGGTCGCAGATGGGGAGTTCTTCACGCTCGTCGGCCCCTCCGGGTGTGGCAAGACGACGACCCTCCGGACCGTCGCCGGGTTCGAGACGCCCGCGAGTGGGTCGGTCCGGATCGGGGGCCGGGACGTCGCCGGCCTGGCGCCCGAACAGCGCGACGTGGGGATCGTCTTCCAGAACTACGCCCTGTTCCCGCACATGACTGTTCGCGAGAACGTGGCCTACGGCCTCCGGTACCGGTCGCCGCCGGGCGACGCCGATCCCGACGAGCGCGTCGCCGAGTTATTGGAACTCGTCGACATGGCCGGTCTGGAAGATCGCCAGCCCGAATCGCTGTCCGGCGGGCAACAACAACGCGTTGCGCTCGCCCGAGCGCTCGCACCTGGTCCGGAGGTGCTCTTGCTCGACGAACCGCTCTCGGCACTGGACGCGCGACTGCGCGAACAGTTACGCATCGAAGTGCGGGAGATCCAGCGCGAACTGGGGATCACGACGATCTACGTCACTCACGACCAGGCGGAGGCGCTGGCGATCAGCGACCGGATCGCCGTGGTCAACGACGGCCGGATCGAACAGATCGGGACGCCGGAGGACGTCTATCGCGACCCCGCGACGCGTTTCGTCGCGTCGTTCGTCGGCGAGAACAACGTTTTCGACGCCCGAGTCGAAAGCGACGGCCGGAGTCTGACGATCGGCGACGCGACGATCCCCTTTCAGCAATCGCCCCCTGACCGTCGCGAGGTGACCATCTGTGTCCGTCCCGAGGACATCCATCTCGGGACTGGGGAGGTAACACTCCCAGCCACCGTCGAACACGTCGAGTTCCTCGGGGACGCCTATCGCGTCCACTGCGCGTCCAACGGGCGTTCGATGCTGGCAAGGACGCAGAACGCACCGAACGATACGGACGTCACGCTTGGCTTCGACGCCGCGGACGTGACCGTCGTCGAGACCGACTGA
- a CDS encoding aldo/keto reductase, with amino-acid sequence MEHREFGASIDWEPSALGFGAMRLPTDDGEVDRERAIEMIRTAIDGGVSYIDTAWPYHDGESERVVGEALEDGYREQVTLATKMPSWELETRDDLDEYFEKQLDRLGTEHVDCYLLHALDHEYWETYQRLDVFEWLERKQATGKIDHIGFSFHDDLDLFEEIVDAYDWDFCQIQYNYLDEEFQAGRDGLVYAAQRGLGVIVMEPLRGGTLASDLPNPVQDAFEDADADRSPVEWALQWLWDQPEVSTVLSGMSTRDQVRENVEIAAESGVGQFSVDDHATIERARDRFEALMAVDCTGCDYCTPCPTGVEIPRNFDLYNRIEMGDEPDAVLEEYDSMDETARADACVACGECETACPQNLEIISLLEETHGRLQSARA; translated from the coding sequence ATGGAACACCGAGAGTTCGGGGCGTCGATCGACTGGGAGCCTTCGGCCCTGGGGTTCGGCGCAATGCGTTTACCGACTGACGACGGCGAGGTCGATCGCGAGCGGGCTATCGAAATGATCCGGACGGCGATCGACGGGGGCGTCAGCTACATCGACACGGCGTGGCCATATCACGACGGCGAAAGCGAGCGTGTCGTCGGCGAGGCGCTGGAGGACGGCTACCGCGAACAGGTTACACTGGCGACGAAGATGCCGTCCTGGGAACTCGAGACGCGAGACGACCTGGACGAGTACTTCGAGAAACAGCTCGACCGACTCGGAACGGAGCACGTCGATTGCTATCTCCTCCACGCCCTCGATCACGAGTACTGGGAGACCTACCAGCGACTGGACGTCTTCGAGTGGCTCGAACGCAAACAGGCCACAGGGAAGATCGACCACATCGGGTTCTCCTTTCACGACGATCTCGACCTCTTCGAGGAGATCGTCGACGCCTACGACTGGGACTTCTGCCAGATCCAGTACAACTACCTCGACGAGGAGTTCCAGGCCGGTCGGGACGGACTCGTGTACGCAGCCCAGCGGGGACTGGGCGTCATAGTCATGGAGCCGCTCCGCGGTGGCACGCTCGCGAGTGATCTCCCCAATCCCGTACAAGACGCCTTCGAGGATGCCGACGCGGATCGGTCTCCCGTCGAGTGGGCTCTGCAGTGGCTGTGGGACCAGCCGGAAGTATCGACGGTACTTTCGGGAATGTCCACGCGAGATCAGGTCCGGGAGAACGTCGAGATCGCGGCGGAATCAGGTGTCGGACAGTTCTCGGTCGACGACCACGCGACCATCGAACGCGCCCGTGACCGGTTCGAGGCGTTGATGGCCGTCGACTGCACCGGCTGTGATTACTGCACGCCGTGTCCGACTGGCGTCGAGATCCCACGCAACTTCGATCTGTACAATCGCATCGAGATGGGGGACGAACCCGATGCAGTCCTCGAAGAGTACGATTCCATGGACGAGACGGCGAGAGCTGACGCTTGCGTCGCTTGCGGGGAGTGTGAAACGGCCTGTCCACAGAACCTGGAGATCATTTCGCTGCTCGAGGAGACCCACGGTCGCCTCCAGTCGGCACGCGCCTGA
- the hemA gene encoding glutamyl-tRNA reductase produces the protein MTREPAVVSGISVAHQHADVEDIDSASADNQRSAVERLLETPEVAEAFVIQTCNRAERYVVTEDPNVGSKALETPISDVPKSAIVEMGHEESLRHLLSVAAGLESLVPGEDQILGQVRDAYEDARHVDGLGPVLEEAVTKAIHVGERARTETAINEGVVSLGSAAVELADRECDLNGATALIVGAGEIATLAAKALDARAGIEDMMVANRTVPHAEHVTSTVDVSGTAIGLDALQSALEGVDLVVTATASPEPILETDAFAGAGQTVIVDIGQPRDVTPEADDFDGIDVFDLDDLEAVTAETRASREVAAEKVETIIETEYEHLLTRYKRTRADDVISSMYEGAERVKSRELQDAFGKLDLDAEQREVVEAMADSLVNQLLAAPTESLRDAAEEDDWTTIDTALRLFDPNFGGEDAPPSISTTEGKIHERLSAIADDD, from the coding sequence GTGACGCGAGAGCCAGCCGTCGTTTCCGGCATCAGCGTCGCCCATCAACACGCGGATGTCGAGGACATTGATTCGGCGTCGGCCGACAACCAACGTTCGGCTGTCGAGAGACTTCTCGAAACCCCGGAAGTAGCCGAGGCCTTCGTGATCCAGACGTGCAACCGGGCCGAGCGATACGTCGTTACCGAGGACCCAAACGTAGGGTCGAAAGCACTCGAAACGCCGATATCAGACGTTCCAAAGTCAGCAATTGTCGAGATGGGACACGAAGAGAGTCTGCGCCATCTCCTGAGCGTCGCCGCCGGACTGGAATCACTCGTGCCGGGCGAGGATCAGATACTCGGACAAGTACGAGACGCCTACGAGGACGCCCGGCACGTCGACGGGCTCGGGCCAGTCCTCGAGGAAGCCGTCACGAAGGCGATCCACGTCGGCGAGCGCGCCCGTACGGAGACGGCCATCAACGAGGGAGTCGTCTCGCTGGGGAGCGCAGCCGTCGAACTCGCCGACCGAGAGTGTGACCTGAACGGGGCGACGGCACTGATCGTCGGCGCCGGAGAGATCGCCACGCTGGCGGCCAAAGCCCTCGACGCACGGGCTGGCATCGAGGACATGATGGTGGCCAACCGGACGGTGCCCCACGCCGAACACGTCACCTCGACTGTCGACGTTTCGGGGACTGCGATCGGACTGGACGCGCTTCAGTCAGCACTCGAAGGTGTCGATCTCGTTGTCACGGCGACCGCCAGCCCAGAGCCGATCCTCGAGACCGACGCCTTCGCGGGGGCCGGCCAGACAGTCATCGTCGACATTGGACAGCCGCGGGACGTCACCCCAGAAGCGGATGACTTCGACGGGATCGACGTCTTCGACCTCGACGACCTCGAGGCCGTGACCGCCGAGACGCGAGCCAGCCGCGAGGTGGCCGCAGAGAAGGTCGAGACTATCATCGAAACCGAGTACGAACATCTGCTCACCAGATATAAGCGTACCCGAGCCGACGATGTCATCTCGAGTATGTACGAGGGTGCCGAACGGGTGAAATCACGGGAGCTACAGGACGCTTTCGGCAAACTGGACCTCGACGCCGAACAACGCGAGGTTGTCGAGGCGATGGCCGACTCGCTGGTCAACCAGTTGCTCGCCGCGCCGACCGAGTCCCTTCGGGACGCCGCCGAAGAGGACGACTGGACAACGATCGACACCGCCCTGCGGCTGTTCGACCCCAACTTCGGCGGTGAGGACGCACCGCCGTCGATATCAACGACCGAGGGAAAAATCCACGAGCGGCTCTCGGCCATCGCCGACGACGACTGA
- a CDS encoding AIR synthase family protein: MPDRGKIDDATFEEIIAPQLGADRDDVTLGPQHGVDFGVLSVDEHAIVTATDPISILPALGFERAGRMALDIVLTDVAVSGIEPTHVTVSLSLPTEMSDEELARTWHGMASHAESLGVSVVAGHTARYEGIDYSWVGGGTALGVGDPADLVRPDGAQPGDAIVLTTGPGTETAGLFATLFPAALDLSAATVATAQEQVGDILGVADATRASEAGDLHAMHDATEGGVVGGLAEMATGAGVRFVVKRDPAPIQPGVQAVCEAVSIDPWTVSSAGSLLLTAPPEEARAVVKAMEASGTSAAIIGTVEATDSEGGVHLDGERIEPPAGDPAWDAMARLSE; this comes from the coding sequence ATGCCCGATCGCGGAAAGATAGACGACGCGACCTTCGAAGAGATCATCGCGCCACAACTGGGTGCCGACCGCGATGACGTGACGCTCGGCCCACAGCACGGCGTCGACTTCGGCGTCCTCTCGGTCGACGAACACGCGATCGTGACGGCGACCGATCCGATCTCGATCCTCCCTGCACTTGGTTTCGAGCGTGCCGGGCGCATGGCGCTGGACATCGTCTTGACGGACGTCGCCGTCTCCGGAATCGAGCCGACGCACGTCACCGTCAGTCTCTCGCTGCCCACGGAGATGAGCGACGAGGAACTCGCCCGGACCTGGCACGGCATGGCCAGCCACGCCGAATCACTCGGTGTGAGCGTCGTCGCCGGACACACGGCGCGCTACGAGGGAATCGACTACTCGTGGGTCGGCGGCGGGACCGCCCTGGGCGTCGGCGACCCTGCCGACTTGGTCCGGCCGGACGGGGCACAGCCGGGTGATGCTATCGTCCTCACGACCGGCCCCGGTACGGAGACCGCAGGACTGTTCGCGACGCTGTTCCCGGCGGCCCTCGACCTGTCAGCCGCAACCGTCGCGACGGCACAGGAGCAGGTCGGCGACATCCTCGGCGTGGCTGATGCTACCCGAGCCAGCGAAGCTGGGGATCTGCACGCGATGCACGACGCGACCGAGGGCGGCGTCGTCGGTGGGCTCGCAGAGATGGCGACGGGGGCCGGCGTCCGGTTCGTCGTCAAGCGCGACCCCGCTCCGATCCAGCCGGGTGTCCAAGCCGTCTGTGAGGCCGTCAGTATCGATCCCTGGACCGTCTCCAGCGCGGGGAGTCTCCTGTTGACGGCACCCCCTGAAGAGGCGAGGGCAGTCGTCAAGGCGATGGAGGCAAGCGGGACATCGGCCGCAATCATCGGGACGGTCGAGGCGACAGACAGCGAGGGGGGCGTCCACCTCGACGGCGAGCGAATCGAGCCGCCGGCGGGCGATCCCGCCTGGGACGCCATGGCACGTCTCTCCGAGTGA